taagaTTTACATGGCTGTCAAGTGGCCTCTTGTAACACTTTGAACTTTGTTTCCAGTCATGCGATTGACATTCAAGGAGTTCTTCAATCACAAGTTCCTGGGGGACCCAAGGTGACATTCTAGAATCTGATGATCTGTTTTTACTATAAATTATCTATAGATGCTCTTATTCTGCATCATGATTGTTTGATCCTAAGCATTGAGGTATTTCATGCTTCTTGGATCTGTAAATGTACAAGAAATTCTGTAGGTTAATGGTGGATGTTGAGCATTCTTCTTTACTTTAAGAAATAAAATCAGTAGTTGAGCAGTCTTATACTTCTATTCCTGACAATAGATTTCTGCTGCATTCAGAGCATCCCTTTTATTCAGCTAATAGAAatgcaaattttaatttttctgtacATAGCAGTATTGTGCATGGAAAAGTTCATGGCTGTATGTTTGGCACCAACAGTGCTCATGGGTCTGTACCAAATATTGCACATGATAGGACAAGTATTGCACATGATAGGACAAGGGAATCAGTTGATGAAAGCCAATGTTCGTCATATCAGCCTGGAGGTCTAATTTTTGTTCTTCTATGTTTTAGATACAGGGTCTTTAAGCTTGTGCTCTCTGTTCAAGTGCTCATTTTGCTTTTTTTATTCAGTCACTGATTCAATGGATTCCATTGAGAAAGATTATGTTCTTGTCAATCATCATATTGCTTCAGTGGAGAATCTCTCCTATTTAACTGAGGCATCCCTGCAAGATAACTCTGCAACTAGAGTTTCTGTTTGTCCATCAAAGAAGAATGATCAGGATATAGCAGTTACCATGCAAACTAAGCAGCATGTTGCTAGCTCTGTTGGTAGTGCAGAAAATAGTGCGGTCCATAGATCAGGTCCGTTGGATACATCATGTTCATCAACCATATTAAGTGAAGTGAAAGAGCAATCCATGCTGCATCCCTCAACTAGGCTCCACTTGTTACATCAGTATGTACAAGCTGTTGCCGATATAGCCCAGGAAAAGGTGAGCTCATTATCTTGTGTTTAGCAAGATCTTTTTCTATTTTGTGTTATTTGGTTGAATCTGTAGATTTTGTGAAGACTTCACCTTATAAAGTTGAGCCTCTTCATTTTCCGAAGTGATAGAGCATATAATTTGTAACGAGATGTGAATTTAATCCTCCCATTTAAACTGTATGAATGCAGCATAAATGGATGGAAAGTTTTTGAAacctatttttcaaaaaatagacTAGTTTTATCTTTTCCAAAATGAATAAGCTACAGCTGAGGGAAGAGAACTAGGAGGCTCATCTTTCTATTGCTGGATCATTTAGTGGTCCTTCGTAACTTATTATGTTTGGAATTTTGATAGTGTTGCAAAAGATTTGATATCATGGCCATTGAGGGAAAAGGCGTTTGTATCTGTAGGCTGTAGCTGATGTTGACTGGTTTCAAGAGACCAATAATTAATGTATCCAACTTATAATTGCTATTCCTTGCAGTACAACGCAGGACTATTTCTGGAATCATTTTCAGTTGAACTTCTTGTTTTGGCCATATGGAAGAAAGCTCTTCAAATTTGCAGCTCCTGGCTGGCCTCAACTGCAGGAAGTAAATTGCCTGAGAGCAGTTCGGCTAGTGAATCTACTTCTGTTTGTAGTGGCATGAGAGACAACATAAATTTTGATAGCCCTTCATCTGCCTGCAAGTGGGCAGAACAAGAGTTTGTTGCTGCATACGATCGTGCAGAGAAGTTATCAGATCACATTCAAGAGATGGATGGTTAGGCTGTATATCAATGCTCGTTTGTGGTGTTTATCTTACTCATCTGCAACTTAGTCAAAATATTTGCCAATTTTGTTACAGCTGCTGCTGAAATGCCTGATGCCATGGAAATAATATTCCAGAAAGCTCTAGCTTTTGGAACGAGTGGTGCTGTGAGTAACAACTATATGCTGCaagtatgttcatgtttgttgtACAAAAACATTAATGCTTTACTGGTTTTTGCCTCCTTCAGGTAGATGAGTATATGGAGAACAAGGGAAGTGCAACAATATCATACTCCAAAGCAATgattcttctttcctttgtTGTTGAAGAAGCAGCTTCTCTACCTCTAAAACCTCCATTTCTACTGACTCCTGCCAATAAGAAAAGAATACAAAGCTACATAACAAATTTGCAGTCCCATCAGTCTCACTTCTAACAAAGCAGCCATTTTCTATACAACTCCCCTGGTGTACAGGTGTTTTGAGAAAAGACCTTTTTCTGTTGCTGGTACAGTCCCTGGAAATCAAGGTCAGATTTGACGTGCAATTTTGAACTTCGCATGTTGAAGTGGGTACGCAGTGATCAGTTAACATGACTGGGGGAATACTATAATATGTACTGGATGTATGGATTTGTACATGTCTGACCCTTGGCATCCAGACTATGATTACATCTGCTTGAAAACTGTCTGTCTTTTTAATAGTATTATAAAGAACCATAAAGATGAATGCCCATTGTAACTTATAAAACCTTTTTCTATGTcaagttaaatgataaataagCTTCTTTAC
The sequence above is a segment of the Manihot esculenta cultivar AM560-2 chromosome 5, M.esculenta_v8, whole genome shotgun sequence genome. Coding sequences within it:
- the LOC110615851 gene encoding serine/threonine-protein kinase ATG1a isoform X2, whose product is MDFDQTRLVGDYVLGRRIGSGSFAVVWRSWHRQSGRRVAVKEIDKKLLSPKVSENLLKEISILSTIDHPNIIRLFESIETEDRIFLVLEYCDGGDLAAYIHRHGKVSEAVARHFMKQLAAGLQILQEKHLIHRDLKPQNLLLSSNEATPQLKIGDFGFARSLMAQDLADTLCGSPLYMAPEIIQNQKYDAKADLWSVGAILFQLVTGKPPFNGNTQYQLFQNILTSTELQFPHGALEELHPDCVELCKSLLRQNPVMRLTFKEFFNHKFLGDPSIVHGKVHGCMFGTNSAHGSVPNIAHDRTSIAHDRTRESVDESQCSSYQPGVTDSMDSIEKDYVLVNHHIASVENLSYLTEASLQDNSATRVSVCPSKKNDQDIAVTMQTKQHVASSVGSAENSAVHRSGPLDTSCSSTILSEVKEQSMLHPSTRLHLLHQYVQAVADIAQEKYNAGLFLESFSVELLVLAIWKKALQICSSWLASTAGSKLPESSSASESTSVCSGMRDNINFDSPSSACKWAEQEFVAAYDRAEKLSDHIQEMDAAAEMPDAMEIIFQKALAFGTSGAVDEYMENKGSATISYSKAMILLSFVVEEAASLPLKPPFLLTPANKKRIQSYITNLQSHQSHF
- the LOC110615851 gene encoding serine/threonine-protein kinase ATG1a isoform X1, whose protein sequence is MDFDQTRLVGDYVLGRRIGSGSFAVVWRSWHRQSGRRVAVKEIDKKLLSPKVSENLLKEISILSTIDHPNIIRLFESIETEDRIFLVLEYCDGGDLAAYIHRHGKVSEAVARHFMKQLAAGLQILQEKHLIHRDLKPQNLLLSSNEATPQLKIGDFGFARSLMAQDLADTLCGSPLYMAPEIIQNQKYDAKADLWSVGAILFQLVTGKPPFNGNTQYQLFQNILTSTELQFPHGALEELHPDCVELCKSLLRQNPVMRLTFKEFFNHKFLGDPSSIVHGKVHGCMFGTNSAHGSVPNIAHDRTSIAHDRTRESVDESQCSSYQPGVTDSMDSIEKDYVLVNHHIASVENLSYLTEASLQDNSATRVSVCPSKKNDQDIAVTMQTKQHVASSVGSAENSAVHRSGPLDTSCSSTILSEVKEQSMLHPSTRLHLLHQYVQAVADIAQEKYNAGLFLESFSVELLVLAIWKKALQICSSWLASTAGSKLPESSSASESTSVCSGMRDNINFDSPSSACKWAEQEFVAAYDRAEKLSDHIQEMDAAAEMPDAMEIIFQKALAFGTSGAVDEYMENKGSATISYSKAMILLSFVVEEAASLPLKPPFLLTPANKKRIQSYITNLQSHQSHF